In one Zobellia galactanivorans genomic region, the following are encoded:
- a CDS encoding efflux RND transporter periplasmic adaptor subunit — protein MNTRKIILSIIGVLLIIVSIYGAITIVNNKKRPRPQPEKIVKTVFVDTVKNGTVSIVIPANGNLRAKQRVELYSEVQGVFKRGHKLFKAGQVYRSGETIIGIDASEYAASVQSAKSSLYNLITSIMPDLRLDYPEVFPKWQKYLSDFDMDKSTPALPEMTSEKEKYFISGRGVLTSFYNVKNLEQRLYKYRISAPFNGVLTEALVTEGSLVRSGQKLGEFINTDVYELEVAIGKVYGDLLMVGESVELVNLNRTKTYTGKVTRINGKVDQASQTIKAFIEVKDPNLKEGMYLEASLDAKEEKDAIEIDRGLLLENDRIFVVRDTILDVIDVKPVYFSEKKVILKNVPDGLTIVSKPVVGAYAGMLVKVFDETNVKTAE, from the coding sequence ATGAATACAAGAAAGATCATCTTATCCATTATTGGTGTTTTACTGATTATTGTTTCTATCTACGGAGCCATAACCATTGTAAACAATAAGAAAAGACCAAGGCCTCAACCTGAAAAAATTGTCAAAACGGTTTTTGTAGATACGGTTAAAAACGGAACGGTTTCCATAGTCATTCCGGCTAACGGTAATCTTAGGGCAAAACAAAGGGTAGAGCTCTATTCCGAGGTTCAAGGTGTCTTTAAAAGAGGACATAAGCTATTCAAGGCCGGGCAAGTGTATCGGTCGGGCGAGACCATTATCGGTATCGATGCTTCCGAATATGCCGCAAGTGTACAATCGGCCAAAAGCAGTTTGTACAATTTGATTACTTCCATAATGCCCGATTTAAGACTCGATTATCCTGAGGTCTTTCCGAAGTGGCAAAAATATCTCAGTGATTTCGATATGGATAAAAGTACGCCGGCTTTGCCCGAAATGACTTCTGAGAAAGAAAAGTACTTTATTTCCGGACGCGGTGTATTGACCAGTTTTTACAATGTTAAGAATTTAGAGCAACGCTTATACAAATACAGAATATCCGCCCCTTTCAACGGGGTGCTCACCGAAGCCTTGGTTACCGAAGGTAGCTTGGTAAGGTCGGGCCAAAAACTGGGCGAGTTTATCAATACCGATGTTTACGAATTGGAAGTGGCCATAGGTAAGGTCTATGGAGACTTGCTGATGGTAGGTGAGAGCGTAGAATTGGTCAACTTGAACCGAACGAAGACTTATACGGGTAAGGTAACCCGAATCAATGGAAAGGTAGATCAGGCTTCACAGACCATCAAGGCTTTTATTGAGGTAAAAGATCCCAACCTAAAGGAGGGAATGTATCTTGAGGCCAGCCTCGATGCCAAGGAAGAAAAAGATGCCATAGAGATCGACAGGGGGCTCTTGCTCGAGAACGATAGGATTTTTGTGGTTAGGGACACCATTTTGGATGTCATTGATGTTAAGCCCGTTTATTTCTCCGAAAAAAAGGTAATACTAAAAAATGTCCCTGACGGATTGACCATTGTTTCCAAACCTGTGGTCGGTGCGTATGCCGGTATGCTGGTCAAGGTCTTTGATGAGACTAATGTAAAAACAGCGGAATAA
- a CDS encoding efflux RND transporter permease subunit, with amino-acid sequence MRNIISYFIKYHVAVDVFVLAFMIFGVVGALSLKSSYFPLTDSKNITINITYPGASPQEVEEGIVLKIEDNLKGLEGVDRVTSTARENSGVINVEIEKGRDIDFMLLEVKNAVDRVPSFPTGMEPLIVSKLEAVRETITFAISGDHIPLATLKEVGRQVENELRTIDGISQIEMSGYPLEEIEIAVNENSLLAYNMSFSEVSQAVANANILVTGGNIKTDAEEYLIRANNRAYYGDELSNLIIRADASGSTVRLKDVAIIRDRFEESPNASYFDGNLSVNASITSTNTEDLLGSAEKVKEYIEDFNHKHNNIKLSVVSDRSITLNQRTELLTENAIVGMILVLIFLSLFLNTRLAFWVAFGLPISFLGMFIFAGYFDVTINVLSLFGMIIVIGILVDDGIVIAENIYQHYEKGKSPIQAAIDGTMEVIPPIVSAIITTLLAFSIFLFLDGRIGEFFGEVSVIVILTLAVSLIEALIILPAHLAHSKALKTIDKEPTTAVGKAFAKLRVINEMGDRFMVWMRDKLYSPALRFGLRYKVLMFAFFVMALVLTLGSVGGGIIRTAFFPRVASDRVSVELLMPNGTNEKVTDSIISLIEEKSIIVNQELTEKYLKGTGKVLFENTIRKIGPGSAAASLDINLLPGEERPDEISSDMVTNRLQELMGPVIGVESLIYGSGGNFGGNPVSVSLLGNNIAELKAAKKELKAVLENNALLKDVADNDPAGIKEIRLELKENAYLLGLDLRTVMNQVRAGFFGTQAQRFQRGQDEIKVWVRYDRENRSSITDLDEMRIATPSGDRVPLKEIASYIIERGDVAINHLEGQREIQVSADIKDAKTTSATDIMDEIRTEVMPEIQSKYPTVSASYEGQNREANKMTSSLRVVGLSVLLLIYITIAFTFRSFSQPLLLLLLVPFSLTAVAWGHWIHDFPVNILSMLGIIALIGIMVNDGLVLISKFNGNLRDGMKFDDAIYEAGRSRFRAIFLTSITTIAGLAPLLLEKSRQAQFLKPMAISIAYGIAFATVLTLLLLPLFLAFSNRFKVTAKWLKTGDDITKEEVERAIKEQKEEEHMSERPEHLLKEASEDKTGTTQTGEDIPTTTHPKKPEQE; translated from the coding sequence ATGAGGAACATCATCTCTTATTTTATAAAGTACCATGTTGCGGTAGATGTCTTTGTCTTGGCCTTTATGATATTTGGTGTAGTCGGGGCGCTTTCATTGAAATCGAGTTATTTTCCGCTTACCGACTCAAAGAACATTACCATCAATATAACTTATCCGGGAGCTTCGCCTCAAGAGGTGGAAGAGGGTATCGTACTTAAGATCGAAGATAACCTCAAGGGCTTGGAGGGCGTGGATCGTGTTACCTCTACGGCGCGGGAAAATAGTGGTGTGATCAATGTTGAGATCGAGAAGGGTCGCGATATCGATTTTATGCTTCTCGAGGTAAAGAATGCGGTAGATAGGGTGCCTTCGTTTCCTACGGGGATGGAGCCTTTGATCGTCTCAAAACTTGAGGCCGTAAGGGAGACCATAACCTTCGCCATAAGCGGCGACCATATACCATTGGCTACATTAAAGGAAGTCGGTAGACAGGTCGAGAACGAATTGCGGACGATTGATGGCATTTCCCAGATAGAAATGAGCGGTTATCCCTTGGAGGAAATAGAGATTGCCGTTAACGAAAATAGCTTACTGGCCTATAATATGTCCTTTAGCGAAGTTTCGCAAGCGGTGGCCAATGCCAATATTTTGGTAACGGGGGGAAATATCAAGACCGATGCCGAGGAGTATTTGATACGGGCCAATAACAGGGCCTATTATGGCGATGAGCTTTCCAATCTGATTATTCGGGCCGATGCTTCGGGTAGTACAGTGCGGTTAAAGGATGTGGCCATCATACGCGACCGTTTTGAAGAATCGCCCAATGCTTCTTATTTTGATGGGAACCTTTCCGTTAATGCTTCTATCACCAGTACCAATACCGAAGATCTTTTGGGCTCTGCGGAAAAGGTGAAAGAATACATAGAAGATTTCAACCATAAACATAACAACATAAAATTGAGCGTGGTCAGTGATCGTAGTATCACCTTGAACCAGCGTACCGAGCTGCTTACCGAAAATGCTATAGTAGGTATGATCTTGGTGCTCATCTTCTTATCGTTGTTCTTAAATACGCGCCTGGCGTTTTGGGTGGCCTTTGGCCTGCCTATTTCCTTTTTGGGAATGTTCATTTTCGCCGGTTATTTTGATGTAACGATCAATGTGCTGTCGCTTTTCGGTATGATTATCGTAATCGGTATTCTGGTCGATGACGGTATTGTAATTGCGGAGAACATTTATCAGCATTACGAAAAGGGCAAGTCGCCTATACAGGCTGCCATTGATGGTACCATGGAGGTAATCCCTCCCATAGTTTCGGCCATTATCACCACATTATTGGCTTTTTCCATATTCCTGTTTTTAGATGGAAGGATAGGGGAGTTCTTTGGAGAGGTGTCGGTTATTGTTATACTGACCTTGGCAGTTTCGCTAATTGAGGCCCTGATTATCCTACCGGCGCATTTGGCCCACTCAAAGGCCTTGAAGACCATAGATAAGGAGCCTACGACGGCCGTAGGGAAAGCTTTTGCAAAGTTGCGTGTTATCAACGAAATGGGAGACCGTTTTATGGTCTGGATGCGAGACAAGTTATACAGTCCGGCCTTGCGCTTCGGATTGCGCTACAAGGTGCTGATGTTTGCCTTTTTTGTGATGGCCTTGGTGCTTACTTTGGGGTCCGTAGGTGGTGGGATCATTAGAACCGCCTTTTTTCCAAGGGTGGCCAGTGACCGTGTTTCCGTAGAACTCTTGATGCCCAACGGAACCAATGAAAAGGTGACCGATTCCATTATCTCGTTAATTGAGGAGAAATCGATAATCGTCAATCAAGAGCTTACCGAAAAGTATTTAAAGGGAACGGGTAAGGTCTTGTTTGAGAACACCATTAGAAAAATTGGTCCGGGTAGTGCGGCCGCATCATTGGATATCAACCTTTTGCCGGGTGAAGAAAGACCTGATGAAATTAGTTCGGATATGGTGACCAACCGCCTGCAAGAATTGATGGGGCCGGTAATCGGAGTGGAAAGCCTTATCTATGGTTCGGGAGGAAATTTTGGGGGCAACCCTGTGTCGGTTTCCCTTTTAGGAAACAATATTGCCGAATTGAAGGCGGCCAAAAAGGAACTTAAGGCGGTACTTGAAAATAATGCCTTGTTGAAGGATGTAGCGGACAATGATCCTGCGGGAATCAAGGAAATAAGACTTGAACTAAAGGAAAATGCCTACTTGTTAGGCCTTGACCTCCGTACCGTAATGAACCAGGTCAGGGCTGGGTTTTTTGGTACACAGGCCCAACGTTTTCAGAGAGGGCAAGACGAAATTAAGGTTTGGGTACGGTACGATCGAGAAAACCGCTCATCGATTACCGACCTTGACGAAATGCGGATAGCTACGCCAAGTGGTGACCGCGTACCCTTAAAGGAAATCGCCAGCTATATCATCGAACGGGGCGATGTGGCGATCAACCACCTCGAAGGGCAGCGTGAAATTCAGGTTTCAGCCGATATTAAAGATGCTAAGACCACCAGTGCTACGGATATTATGGATGAAATCCGTACCGAGGTAATGCCCGAGATACAATCAAAATACCCTACCGTTAGCGCTTCTTATGAAGGGCAGAACAGGGAAGCCAATAAGATGACGAGTTCCTTAAGGGTAGTCGGTCTTTCGGTCTTGTTATTGATTTATATTACCATAGCATTTACCTTCAGAAGTTTTAGTCAACCGCTGTTATTGCTTTTATTGGTGCCTTTCAGTTTGACCGCGGTGGCTTGGGGGCATTGGATCCATGATTTTCCCGTAAACATCTTATCCATGTTGGGTATTATCGCCCTTATCGGTATTATGGTGAACGATGGTCTTGTACTCATTAGTAAGTTCAATGGCAATCTGCGCGATGGAATGAAATTTGACGATGCCATTTACGAGGCAGGGCGTTCTCGTTTTAGGGCCATATTTTTGACGTCTATAACCACTATCGCAGGTCTGGCTCCCCTCTTGTTGGAAAAAAGTAGGCAAGCGCAGTTCTTAAAGCCTATGGCCATATCCATTGCTTATGGTATTGCATTTGCCACCGTGCTTACCTTGTTGTTATTGCCTTTGTTCTTGGCCTTTAGCAATAGGTTTAAAGTGACGGCCAAGTGGCTGAAGACGGGTGACGATATTACCAAGGAAGAGGTTGAGCGCGCCATAAAGGAACAAAAGGAAGAAGAACATATGTCTGAACGGCCAGAACATTTGTTGAAGGAGGCGTCAGAAGACAAAACGGGAACGACACAAACTGGGGAGGATATACCTACGACTACCCATCCAAAGAAACCAGAACAAGAATGA
- a CDS encoding leucine-rich repeat domain-containing protein, with protein MKNLFSCLILLCITVHTVWAEVPNKEKEFLVDLYNATDGDSWERKWDLTADIETWQGITVRNNRVVEINLFKNNLQGTIPASIANLEKLEKLNLAFNGITGELPKEIAQLSRLQVLKLEMNRIKGELPEELGGMRSLREFTAFNNFLTGSIPESIGEIKNLKVLNLSSNSLKGNIPKSVGGLAQLESLGLFENTLEGSIPSEIGGLTKLKELVLANNQLGGDVPEEFGQLASLEVLQIQNNKFDSFKNLKSLEEKEFLVFDYDREDDKIDFKNVKYGKTRMADTKFEDEE; from the coding sequence ATGAAAAATCTATTTAGTTGTCTGATACTTCTCTGCATTACCGTGCATACGGTATGGGCCGAAGTACCGAACAAAGAGAAAGAATTTCTTGTAGATCTTTACAATGCTACAGATGGGGATTCGTGGGAAAGGAAGTGGGATTTGACCGCTGATATAGAGACATGGCAAGGTATTACCGTGCGAAACAATCGTGTGGTAGAAATCAATTTGTTTAAAAATAACCTACAAGGAACGATCCCGGCCAGTATTGCCAATCTTGAAAAGCTTGAGAAGTTGAATTTGGCCTTTAACGGGATTACCGGCGAACTTCCGAAAGAAATTGCCCAGTTGTCGAGACTTCAAGTGCTAAAATTGGAAATGAACCGAATTAAGGGCGAACTGCCCGAAGAATTGGGTGGAATGCGAAGCCTTAGGGAATTTACCGCATTCAATAATTTCTTGACAGGAAGCATTCCCGAGAGTATTGGGGAAATCAAGAACTTAAAGGTGTTGAACCTTTCCAGTAATAGTTTAAAGGGAAATATTCCTAAATCGGTCGGTGGTTTGGCGCAATTGGAGAGCCTCGGTCTTTTTGAAAATACCTTGGAAGGAAGCATTCCTTCCGAAATTGGAGGTCTGACCAAATTGAAGGAGCTTGTGTTGGCCAATAACCAATTAGGCGGAGATGTACCCGAAGAATTCGGTCAGCTTGCCAGCCTAGAGGTATTACAGATACAAAACAATAAGTTTGATTCGTTCAAGAACTTGAAATCGTTGGAAGAGAAAGAATTCTTGGTATTCGATTACGATAGGGAAGACGATAAAATCGATTTCAAAAATGTAAAGTATGGCAAAACAAGAATGGCCGATACAAAATTTGAAGACGAAGAATAG
- a CDS encoding ABC-F family ATP-binding cassette domain-containing protein: MLNVHNLSVSFGGEYLFEEISFRLNGGDRVGLIGKNGAGKSTLLKLLSKDMPIDSGTIATEKNIKIGFLRQDIDFVVGRTVLEESYQAFEEIKALELKLDDINHQLAERTDYESEIYHQLMVDLSDITHRYEILGGYNYQGETEKILLGLGFKREDFDKKTDTFSGGWRMRIELAKLLLQSNDVLLLDEPTNHLDIESIIWLEQFLNGYTGAVVIVSHDKMFLDNVTNRTIEISLGRIYDYNKPYSQFLKLRGEIKEQQLNAQKNQEKEIQQAERLIEKFRAKSTKASMAQSLIKKLDKMERIEVDQDDNAVMNLRFPVSVTPGKVIAELEGLCKSYGSKEVLKDINLLLERDSKTAFVGQNGQGKSTLAKIMVGDLDYEGKMKLGHNVQIGYFAQNQAEYLDGNKTILDTMIDAANEKNRSKVRDILGSFLFRGDEVEKYVKVLSGGERNRLALAKMLLQPFNVLVMDEPTNHLDIQSKNVLKQALQNFDGTLVLVSHDRDFLQGLTNKVYEFKDKGIKEYLGDIDFYLEQRKVEDFRAIEKKQDQQKKAVTPKSSGNDFKDQKRLKSLKNKLSNVESDISRLEKEIAEIDHQLMMDYDATIAKPNFFDGYQKKKKQLEQLMAKWEDITLELENF, translated from the coding sequence ATGTTGAACGTTCATAATCTTTCCGTATCCTTTGGCGGAGAATATCTTTTCGAAGAAATTTCATTTCGTTTGAACGGGGGCGACCGGGTAGGTCTCATCGGCAAGAACGGGGCGGGTAAATCAACACTCTTAAAATTGCTGTCAAAAGATATGCCTATTGATTCGGGTACGATCGCTACGGAGAAGAACATCAAGATCGGTTTTCTTCGTCAGGATATTGATTTTGTCGTGGGACGTACCGTTTTGGAAGAGTCGTATCAAGCGTTTGAGGAAATAAAGGCATTGGAGCTCAAGCTCGATGATATCAACCATCAATTGGCCGAACGAACCGATTATGAAAGTGAGATCTACCATCAGTTAATGGTCGATTTGAGCGATATTACACATCGGTATGAAATTTTAGGGGGGTATAATTACCAGGGCGAGACCGAAAAGATCTTGCTCGGCCTTGGTTTCAAGCGTGAGGATTTCGATAAAAAGACCGATACCTTTTCAGGGGGGTGGCGTATGCGAATAGAATTGGCCAAGTTATTGCTACAGAGCAACGATGTACTGCTTTTAGATGAGCCTACCAACCACTTGGATATTGAGTCGATCATTTGGTTAGAGCAGTTCTTGAACGGTTATACGGGGGCTGTTGTCATTGTTTCGCATGATAAGATGTTCTTGGATAACGTGACCAACCGAACCATAGAAATTTCGTTGGGCCGGATCTACGATTACAATAAGCCGTATTCACAATTTCTAAAACTTAGGGGCGAGATCAAAGAGCAACAGCTCAATGCCCAAAAGAACCAAGAAAAGGAAATTCAACAGGCCGAACGGCTTATCGAAAAGTTTAGGGCCAAAAGTACCAAGGCTTCCATGGCGCAATCGCTTATCAAGAAACTGGATAAGATGGAGCGCATTGAGGTGGATCAAGATGACAACGCCGTCATGAACCTGCGTTTTCCGGTTTCGGTAACGCCCGGTAAGGTGATAGCTGAGCTAGAAGGCCTTTGTAAAAGCTACGGAAGCAAAGAGGTTTTAAAAGATATCAACCTGCTGTTGGAACGTGATAGTAAAACCGCTTTCGTGGGACAAAACGGCCAAGGAAAATCCACATTGGCCAAGATAATGGTCGGGGATCTTGATTACGAAGGTAAAATGAAGTTGGGGCACAATGTGCAAATTGGGTATTTTGCCCAGAACCAGGCCGAGTACCTTGATGGGAACAAAACCATATTGGATACCATGATCGACGCCGCCAACGAAAAGAACCGAAGTAAGGTAAGGGATATATTGGGATCCTTCCTGTTTCGGGGAGATGAGGTCGAAAAATATGTAAAGGTGCTTTCCGGAGGGGAAAGAAACCGTTTGGCTCTGGCCAAAATGTTGTTGCAACCCTTTAATGTGTTGGTTATGGATGAACCTACCAACCACTTGGATATACAATCGAAGAATGTGCTGAAACAGGCATTGCAGAATTTTGACGGTACCCTGGTGCTGGTTTCGCATGATAGGGACTTCCTTCAAGGGCTGACCAATAAGGTGTATGAGTTTAAGGATAAAGGGATTAAGGAATATCTAGGCGATATCGATTTTTACCTTGAGCAACGTAAGGTCGAAGATTTTAGGGCCATTGAAAAAAAACAGGACCAACAAAAAAAGGCCGTAACGCCTAAATCCAGTGGCAACGATTTTAAGGATCAAAAGAGATTAAAATCACTTAAGAATAAATTGAGCAATGTAGAAAGTGATATTTCTAGACTTGAAAAGGAGATTGCCGAAATAGACCATCAGTTGATGATGGATTACGACGCTACCATTGCCAAGCCTAATTTTTTCGATGGCTATCAGAAGAAGAAAAAGCAATTGGAGCAGCTGATGGCCAAATGGGAAGATATTACCTTGGAACTTGAAAATTTCTAG
- a CDS encoding TolC family protein, which yields MIHKIVTSLIFLCLTFGLSAQEKRLSKEEAVRLALEHNFGIKMAKNLTKIADNNQGILNSGYLPSLTGTAGANYNDLNSSTEYPGQFDTSGGAREDLEIDHAESQTYNAGLNLNYTLFDGLGRLYNYKRLKEQYQLTELQARETVENTLLQLFSIYFEVARLTENENVLKQALEISLDRITRAEYAFEYGQNTKLDILNAQVDVTNDSINLLNTKQQLANTKRDLNVVLNQSLSEDFQVDTIVKFIPRLQLDELIAQARENNVSILQAERNLNINEYDIKVNRSGYLPQIGLTGSYGWNLNQSAPNSFLPGQVIPGSNRSSLTFGLGASLTWNLFDGGRTTTLLKNSKISYENQELLQEQVELEVDRDILNALASYENRLNIYEIQEQNVITNRNNFERSKEQFQLGRITSIEFRQAQINLLNAQTNKNLAKYDAKLAELQLLQLTGQLLNVEL from the coding sequence ATGATACATAAAATTGTAACTAGCCTTATTTTTCTTTGCCTTACGTTTGGGTTGAGTGCCCAAGAAAAACGTTTGTCTAAAGAAGAGGCCGTACGTTTGGCCCTCGAGCACAATTTTGGTATAAAGATGGCCAAAAACCTGACCAAAATTGCCGATAACAACCAAGGGATACTGAATTCGGGATACCTTCCCAGTTTGACCGGTACTGCCGGAGCCAATTACAATGACCTGAACAGTAGCACGGAATACCCCGGGCAGTTCGATACGTCGGGCGGCGCACGTGAAGACCTAGAGATCGATCATGCCGAATCGCAAACCTATAATGCCGGGTTGAACTTGAATTATACCTTGTTTGATGGACTAGGAAGGTTGTATAATTACAAAAGGCTAAAAGAACAATACCAGCTTACCGAGCTTCAGGCCAGGGAAACCGTAGAGAATACCTTGTTGCAATTGTTTAGCATCTATTTTGAGGTGGCGCGACTTACCGAGAACGAAAATGTGCTCAAGCAGGCCCTCGAAATTTCATTGGACCGTATTACACGGGCGGAATATGCTTTTGAATACGGGCAAAATACCAAATTGGATATTTTAAATGCCCAGGTCGATGTTACCAATGACAGTATCAACCTGTTGAACACCAAACAGCAACTGGCCAATACAAAACGCGACTTGAACGTTGTGCTCAATCAAAGTCTGAGCGAGGACTTTCAGGTAGATACCATTGTCAAGTTTATTCCGCGTTTGCAATTGGACGAATTGATCGCCCAGGCACGGGAAAACAATGTATCCATACTTCAGGCGGAACGCAACCTGAACATTAACGAATACGATATCAAGGTCAATCGTTCGGGGTATTTGCCGCAAATCGGTCTGACGGGTTCCTACGGATGGAACCTAAACCAAAGTGCGCCCAATTCGTTTTTGCCGGGCCAAGTTATTCCCGGGAGTAACCGGTCTAGCCTTACCTTCGGTTTGGGGGCGAGTCTGACCTGGAATCTCTTTGATGGGGGAAGGACCACTACCTTGCTCAAGAATTCTAAAATAAGCTATGAAAACCAAGAGTTGCTTCAAGAACAAGTAGAGCTTGAAGTCGACCGTGATATTCTCAATGCCTTGGCGAGCTATGAAAACCGCTTGAACATTTATGAGATCCAAGAGCAGAACGTAATCACCAACCGCAACAATTTTGAGCGCTCCAAAGAACAGTTTCAATTGGGGCGGATTACGTCTATAGAATTTCGTCAGGCGCAGATCAATCTTTTGAATGCCCAGACCAATAAGAATTTGGCCAAGTATGACGCCAAATTGGCGGAATTGCAATTGCTTCAACTTACGGGGCAATTGTTGAATGTTGAACTGTAA
- a CDS encoding DUF983 domain-containing protein produces the protein MLKKGNKLYSILTGSCPKCHEESMYEDKNPYHLGKIFDMHERCSHCGTKYKIEPSFFYGAMYVSYAVGIAFAVAAFVISFLFVGTNLVNTFIAIVCTMIVFMPLIIRLSRNIWINFFIGYDPNAVAEYHKKATENTSA, from the coding sequence ATGTTAAAAAAAGGAAACAAACTATACAGCATTTTAACAGGAAGTTGTCCCAAATGCCATGAAGAGAGTATGTACGAAGACAAAAACCCCTATCATTTGGGTAAAATTTTCGACATGCACGAACGTTGCTCCCATTGCGGCACCAAATATAAGATAGAGCCCTCTTTCTTTTACGGGGCCATGTACGTTAGCTATGCCGTGGGTATCGCCTTTGCCGTAGCCGCATTCGTCATCAGCTTTTTATTCGTAGGGACCAACTTGGTCAACACCTTTATTGCCATCGTCTGCACGATGATCGTGTTTATGCCCCTGATCATTCGACTTTCAAGAAACATCTGGATCAATTTCTTTATTGGCTACGACCCCAATGCCGTGGCCGAATACCATAAAAAAGCTACCGAAAATACTTCTGCGTAA
- a CDS encoding NAD(P)/FAD-dependent oxidoreductase, with the protein MVDYIIVGLGLAGISFCEQLEGHNKTFKVINDNSQTSSKVAGGLYNPVILKRFTLAWQADEQLKEAKSFYADLEAKLKVRLDYGLPVYRRFHSAEEQNQWFEASDKKGLGKFLSTDLIPNTNAGIDAPFGFGEVKHTGRIDTEALLSSYKKYLLEKALLLEETFDFDNLRHTEEGVAYGTLRAKRIVFAEGYGLKSNPFFNYLPLQGSKGEYLMVKAPDLKEDKAIKSAIFIIPQGGDVYRVGANYERNDKTNTPTEAAKNGLLDKLRAVLKCDFELIDQVAGIRPTVEDRKPLVGRHPKMEHMYVLNGFGSRGVLIGPSASKQLYGFVENREALDPQLDIARFTQKYFR; encoded by the coding sequence ATGGTAGATTATATAATTGTAGGCCTGGGTTTGGCCGGTATTTCATTTTGTGAACAGTTAGAGGGGCACAATAAGACTTTTAAGGTCATCAACGATAATTCACAAACCTCTTCCAAGGTTGCGGGAGGGCTTTATAACCCTGTTATCTTAAAGCGGTTTACTTTGGCCTGGCAGGCCGATGAACAGTTGAAGGAGGCAAAGAGCTTTTATGCCGATTTGGAGGCCAAACTAAAGGTGAGGCTTGACTACGGGCTTCCGGTGTATCGACGCTTTCACTCTGCGGAAGAGCAAAACCAATGGTTTGAAGCTTCCGATAAAAAAGGCTTGGGCAAGTTTTTGAGTACGGACCTCATACCCAATACCAATGCCGGAATAGACGCCCCTTTCGGATTTGGCGAGGTAAAACATACCGGAAGAATAGATACCGAAGCGCTCTTGTCTTCCTATAAAAAATACCTTCTTGAAAAAGCATTGCTGCTAGAGGAGACTTTTGATTTTGACAACTTACGGCATACCGAAGAAGGTGTGGCCTATGGCACCCTGAGGGCCAAACGTATTGTTTTTGCCGAGGGCTATGGTTTAAAGAGCAATCCTTTTTTCAACTACTTGCCGTTGCAAGGTTCCAAAGGCGAATATTTAATGGTCAAGGCACCCGACCTAAAAGAGGATAAGGCCATTAAGTCGGCCATATTCATTATTCCCCAAGGGGGCGATGTATATCGGGTAGGGGCCAATTATGAGCGGAACGACAAGACGAATACGCCTACCGAAGCCGCTAAGAACGGTCTATTGGATAAATTACGGGCCGTGTTGAAATGCGATTTTGAACTTATCGACCAAGTTGCGGGTATACGCCCTACGGTCGAGGATAGGAAGCCTTTGGTGGGCAGACATCCCAAAATGGAGCATATGTATGTGCTTAACGGCTTTGGTTCCCGAGGAGTGCTAATAGGGCCATCGGCATCGAAGCAATTGTACGGTTTTGTCGAAAACAGGGAGGCCTTAGACCCACAGCTCGATATAGCCCGTTTTACGCAGAAGTATTTTCGGTAG